The Silurus meridionalis isolate SWU-2019-XX chromosome 18, ASM1480568v1, whole genome shotgun sequence genome includes the window TTAGGAAACTTGATTTATTTGCTTTACAATCCACTGCTTTTTGAAAGAAATTTTCACCATTTAACATAATAGACCTGCAATTATGCTCGAAATCTGCTATTATTTAATGACATTGGAACAATGCAACGTGAGCAAAATATAGGTGCACAATTGAATGCAGAATGTACTTTATGTGTTCATACcataaaaatagaatagagTGCTTTATAGAGAGTGTATGATGAATTGCATGCAAGTAAAACAAAATCGAATATTGCTTCAATCTTGGCAGTTTATGGAGCAGCAAGCTGTTAATGGGTAAATCATATGTTAGTTTCATGGCAATAGATAGCAGTTTTTCACAGTTTAAATCTATAATACTTGCAAGTCACACCTTAGTAGATTGAACTAACGACCACACTCTTggaagaaaaaagtaatatagAGATATTTGAGTAAACAGCTTTTGTAGGACTGCTTCacttttcatctttttctgGTTACATGAACAATTTTATAGCTGATACCTTTTGATATAAAATTCGAAACAGAAAAGAGATAAAGAGTAAACAGGTTATTACAGCTTGCTAAAGATTATTAAAACTACATTTGAAATGCTAATTCCTGAAGACTTAATATTATCGCGTGTACAGTAAATATAGAGTGTCGCTGCCAGCATTTAGACAATCTATACAAAAGCATAAGAGCAAATGAGGATCTGTGCTTCAATTGATccatataaatattacatacaggAATGTCTGAAGTGACTAATAGGATCGAAGAGGTGTTCAAGCATGTTTTGTATTAAAGCACTAAGTCATACATAACATAATACAGGTGTGCctcatactatatatatactggAATGTGCCAAGAATGGATATTTTTTCAAGATTTAATACAAAGATCTCAGTGTACTTTGGGTGCTATTATATTTTTCCATTGTACAGATCTTTTTGAAACAAATAACCAAAAGGTTATTTGAGGCTATACTGACATAATGAATAGGGTATTCTGTCACCGTGAGGCAAAGTTACCCCCCTTGTAgctatataaagtataaatttgAGTAGATCTTTTAGAAGAAGCTGGTAGGAGTTGCTGGAACAGCGAGCGGAAAACTAGTCAAAAATGATCTCGGAGGCCTGACGGAGGCAGCTGGATGCATCATCAGGCATGCTATTGTGGGTAAGGTTGTTTCCATCCAGGCGCAGAGACCTAAGTCTGGAGTAGTTTACAGGTGAGATAAACTTGCAGATGTTGGGCAGGTCAAATtctggaagaaaagaaaaaccacaAGTCAGACAGGAGTGAGAACACACTGGTAGAGAAACAACAAATGAGAAGAGCATGGGCACTCACTGCTTATTTTATTGACTTGCAGGTACAAGTGCTCCAGGGATTCATTGACCTCAGGGATGGACTCAAGATTGTTGAAGGACAGGTCCAGCTCCAGGAGAGCACTAACATTGAAGACACCTCCCGGAATTCCTGCGTCGGCCAACTTGTTGTGAGAGAGACGAAGGTACTGCAGTAATGGCAGTTTAGCTAGATAGTCTTTGGGGATGCTTTCGATATCGTTGTTGTCAGCATACAACATCAGCAGGGAAGCGGGGATGCCCGCTGGaagtttttttagtttgttctCACTTAAATCCAGCAGCATCAATGACTTCAGTCCCTTGAAGGCCCCAGTGATGCCTTCTGAGGTCAGTTTGTTCTTGCCCAGGTGGATGGTCGTGAGGTTCTCCATGCCAGACAGAGTGCCTGAGGGAAATGTAGCAAGCTGGTTGCCAATGAACTTCACTTCATCCAGGGACTTGGAGCTAATGCTAGGAGGTTTGCTCAACTTGTTGTAGCTGAACAGGAGCTTCTCCAATTTGCTCAATTTGTCAATGGTTCCTGATTGGATCTTGTCACTGGTGATGTTATTGTGGTCAAGGACGAGCCAGCGCAAATCAGTGACGTTGTCAAAAACACCTGTTTTGATTTCCTCGATAAGGTTGTTCTGCATGTAAAGGTATTTGATTCCAGTCGGGACAAATGGGATGTTCTTTAGATTTCTGCTATCGCAGTACATGGCAGAGGGGAAGTTGATGGGGCAGGTGCATTCCAGGGCACAATTGGGCGAGGATGGCATTGACTGTGCAGCAGGCTCATAGTCATAGTCATAATATTGACAAATGCACAGACTGAAAAGCCCAGCCAAGAGGACAGACCGAAGAGAGAACATGGTTTCACAGCAGTGACAAACGCTGTGGAAAATCTGTCggaaaacaaataagaaaaaagttgCAGATTCTTCCCTTTGAAAGACTTTACTTAGACAAAAATTGTACAGTATCAATAAACTTGCATTCTTGTATGTCAAGTCAAACAAATTAGGTCACAACCGCAATAAATTAGATGCCTCATGTACACAAATCCACGTTTATGCCTCATTAGGGATTACTTATACTGCTTACTCATGATCCGACCCTTCTTGCCCCTCCTCAatctaaaacatacaacatctcaCCCCTCCTGCACGGTTTTAATGTAAACCATTACAGGTGGGATTCAaagcacaaaagcaacaatgcaaaaaaatcacGGATGATTCTGtcagtatattaaaaaaaagtgtacattcattttatatattgtctTGGATTTAGGAATTTTCACCAAACAGTACTTCGCACCGTACTTGCACATATTCTGCATTATGCTTGATCATGCAAAATCAGAACAAATCTTTTTAGAAAGTGTTGAAGGAAATTCCGAGCTCACATAATCCTGCAGTGCAGGCGTACATGTAACTGAACTAGGCAGACCTCTCGAATACACCGAAACAGACCTCGATTTGAACCTACGCCAAACACAAAGGCAAACGATATGACGCAAAACAGAGCCCGAATCTCAAACTTTTCAGAAGAACCCTTTTGTCTATCAGGTAGGATCTGACTTACCTTAcgctctctctccctgtttCAGGCTGCAGGCAGAGGTGTGTGTGGCCCAAGGTCTCTGGAGAGGATGAGAGAGGGAGggcaagagagagggagggatagagaaaagaagaaagagaggagggaAAATCGAGAACGAGAAAACTGGCTCAGCTAAACTACAGTGGACCTAGGATGATGGAAAACAGCAGTCAGACAGCTTGTGGAATATCAGCGTTCCGTGTGCCGTGGCATGTCGATTCTAGCATGTAACGAGATTCAGGTGCGGCTAGCGCATCTGCAGAGGTGCTTCGGGTGCAAAGGCTTGCAAGAAACGTCGCAAAATATTTATACCTGCTTGGTTTATatacacacccccacacacctcGATTATCCAATCATTCCAAATTAccctttaaaacaaaacaaacgatTGTGAAGAAGCAACACCAAGGCACGCGAAGCATGACGCCACCTCTGAACATTTCCAAAGCgtaacatttcttttaaaatggggaaaacatttatataaagacatttttggAACAATATTGGTTTCATAAAATGTTGTGGAAAGtcgaggaagaagaaaaaaaaacattcggtTGCATGTGATGCCAACTGCCGGCCATTATATTAACCAGTCCAGTGCGGTTGTAAATTAGCTTCGGAAAAAGTGACAGAAGGAAGCAGGGGAAGAAACTGAAGCCAGACCAAACTTACATAAGACCTTTACTACTGTTGCCTTTTGCCGGTTGTCTGCAGAGCATGGCATCTAGTGAAAGCACGTCCAATGCTCTGCAGATGTGTATAAAATTGGCAGCTGGCATCCTTTTATCTGCGAGTatatcctgctttctgcctctctctttctcagcatGCTGTCATATTGAAGCATGCTTCTGGACTGCAGACACAAAGATTACTGCAAACCTTTCTTAACTGGAGAATAGAGAAAAGTTGTGCTAGTTGGTACTTGTATCTTTACACTATGCCTGGTTGTCGCTTGGAATGTTCTCTGCACAAATTTACTTTGCTCAATCTGGGGTTGAAAAAATATACAGGATATCCACCtttaaacataacatttttgACGATTTGTATGGTCTGTGATGAAACAGGGCTTCTCATAAATATTTCTCACAAAAAGCCTTCTCGCTACTGCTCTATCCCTCCACCACACAGACATGTGTTAGTACTTGAGAGCCAGGCAAAAAGCAGTATGTTATTTCTTAGAGCACGCTGAGCCTCAGCCAGATTTTGTCTTCATATTCGAAAGAATGTGATCATATGCGTGAACGTGAGGCCAAGATTTTCtggtattatataatattgttcATATGATAGACATATGGATTTTTAGGTGGATAAATAGCTCAGGTGAAAGGTCTTTTGGattgggggggggggtgggggtaGTTGAAGCAAATCTGGAACCacttaagaaaaaaagactTCTTCAAACATAGTTTCCTATGACTGCATAATtttcaactaaaaaaaatcGGACCTCACTATTAGTctaattttaattcaatttgatttTACTGTGaaactaattatttaattaatctaGGTATTTAGAGCTCTCAATTCAATTTATATGCTAAAATGGGGGAACTGGTAGGGAAGTGGTAAGTGCAGTGGAAATAATGTTGGACTTCAGATTAGAAGGGTGCTTTTGGGTTTAAATCCgagcaccaccaagcttccactTTTGGGCCTTACTTTTGTATtactgagataaatgtaagtcactctggataagttCGTCTGCAAAATGCAACAAGCTATATCTGGCTTGGAgtttaaagtaaaagaaaaaaggctaTGGAAATGGtgatttatacttgtcacatgtactttacagcacagtgaagttctttctttgcatatcccaatgATGTTAGGAACCTGCGGTcaaagtgcagggtcagccataatacagtgCCTCTGGAACATGGAGGGTTAAGGACCGTGGttaggggccccaagagtggcagtttggtgataTTTTGACTTGcaccccaaccttccaatcagtaatcgGAAGCCTTTGGGTTTTATTTTACCAATTACGAATTTAGTTCCTGATTTTAGTTATTATCTTGTTCTATGCAATTAATTCCAATCAATGTTTGATGGCAAAAATGACTATTGAAATCAGCCAAGCACATGaaaacagcacagtgaaataattatgcagatacaggtcaacaGCTTCAGGTAATATTCATAATCAAACATCagcattattaaaaatgttatatctTGCAACTatgcatttaaaacaatgaTTCGATATAATatgtcatgattctgtaatagaaatcactgcatgggctcattaacatctccagaaatcattgtctgtgaacacagtttgccatttatgagatttatgagatttgcttattattgcattctgtttttatttatatttcacacattgtaaaatttttttttttttttacttgctctctaatattctattttatactGAATAATGGTTCTTTTTGCTCAGGATTTGGGTTTTTAAAATAAGAATTTGTCAGTAATTCCCCCAGATTAGACATCATTTTCAAACACCCACTATGAAACTGTAGCTGGTGCTGgagaaagaataataatatactttttGGTTCTTACAACAATGTAGTGTTGAAGATTTGTGAGTAAGAATTTAAACATAAGCATCTCAATTTTAAGCCACAAAACAGTGAGGCGGATTTTCTTTTCGAGAATCACTGAGCTGTACTAGCAACATGCAATTGAGCATGATTTCCTCATCAATAATTATAGACTTAAAACCATGTTAACTGTTCGTTGTGAGCTTATAACCAGATAAAGTTCAGCGCAGGGTCTTCCTTCTTTCACCAGCTCTTCTCTCTCACAAAAAGTGgatttctatcttttttttaaacgatcCCAAGGAATGGAAACTGAAAAGACCTTCGCGTTGTTCCGACAGCAAGTCTGGGCTCCGTCCGCTTTCGCTCGTTTGTTTACTGGCACATTTGTCTGAATTTATTTAACTAAGAACTCCTGTCCAATAGCCTGCTGTTTActataaacatgtttatttatttttacaagtgCAAAAAATGGCCAGAAAGTAGATGACGCTTTTGGCTGTTAGGCGCGAAAACCAGGTCATTGTTGGATCTTCCTGAAGGAAAATATTCCAAAAGCATTTCCCcagatgtacaaaaaaaaaaaaaatcagactgaCCACAAAATGTCTGTCTGGTGATGGCCTTACCAGTCCTCTAACCCAGACCCaaataaaacctataaaacTTGAAAGTAGAGTCATGGAGTAATGAATGGGAAGATGTCCTACATGGAAGGATCATCTAAGATTAAACTACCTTAACAGTGATACAGAGGCAGAGAGAAGCTGAAGTCAAAGCCAGAAAACACTAGAATGATGACATGGAGGTGAGATGCGAAGCAGTGTAAAGTAAGAAAAAAGTGAGGATTATGAGAATGGGTAACATATTCAATAATTGTCATAATAATGAAGAAGACACAAGGGTGAAGCAAACTAGACATGCTATATGGacaggtattgggacacctgacttttccagccatatgtgctttgTTCCTAAACTGTTAAACCataattggaggcacacaattgtatgggatgtctttggatgcagtaaattttccctttacttgaactaggagacccaaacttgttccagcatggtatTGTCCTTGTGTATGaagccagctgcatgaagatatgctttaaatgaatTGGAGTGGTAGATCCCTTGcaacagagctctgacctcaaccctattaaacacctttgggataaattggaatcaCAACATcaagagatgttcaatcgggttcaagtctgggctccggctgggccactcaaggacattcagaGTTGTCACTCtattatcttggctgtgtgcttagggtcgttgtcctgttgaaagataaaccgtcaccccagtctgaggtccagagcgctctggagcgggctttcatcaaggatgtctctgtatattgctgcattcatctttctttcGATTCTGACttgtctcccagttcctgccaccatacaggcctgattggtggagtgctgcagaaatggttgttcttctgcaagattctcctctctccacagagaaacgttGGATCTAATTTAGAGTGACCACCAGTTtattggtcacctccctgactaaggcccttttcccctgatcgctcagtttggctgaGCGACCAACTTTAGGAAGATTCCTAGTGGTTCCAAACTTCATCCATTACCGATTATGGAGGCCTCTGTGCTCATTgagaccttcaatgctgcagagatttttctgtacccttccccagatctgtgcctcgatacaatcctgtctcggaggtctacagacaattctttGGCTCTTCATATGCTTTGACATGCATGGTTAACTGTGGGActtcatatagacaggtgtctgcctttccaaatcatgtccgatctactgaatttaccacaggtggactccaatcaagttgtagaaataTCTCACGGATAaacagtggaaacaggatgcacctgagctcaaatATGAGtatcatggcaaaggctgtgaatatgtTATGTTTTACGTTATTTTGATTTACGTTATACGTTATTTGAAAAGATACCAAACAaatttctttcacattgtcattatggggtattgtttgaaGAATTTTGATgggaaaaatatatttcattaattttggATTAAGCCTGTAACATAACAtattgtggaaaaagtgaagtgctgtgaataatTTTCGGATGCACTGTATGTGCAAAATTATATAGAGAGTCCaacaaaataagttttttttacagtattttactaTGCCCTTgtgagaacaaatctccagaattttgtggaacatcttcccaaaaggaTGCAGGTTGTTATTGATGGAGACTAagtgtggactgggatgttcaaaaagcacatataaatcatatgatcaggtgtccacaaacgtttgtccatatagtgtatataaaaaaaagtaaacagttTATTTGCTTGGAGGGAGCCAGAACAGAAGTAAAAAGGGACAGGCATTGACCATGTATTCATTAAAGCACAAAGTGTTACTGTTAGGTCAGCTCACAATTACAGCCTCACTCCATTGGCACAGTATCTAAAGTCAAACTTACACAGATCCCTCACTGCAGGCTGCTTAGTGTCTTCTTACCACTTGCATAGATGGCCAAAAAAGTATAGAAATCCCTCAAGCATCTGAGTCTCATTGCATATCCCAGAAATTACGATCTTTGCTCAAATCTGTGAGTTGGCAACAGATACAATTTTCCAGAGCAGGTGTGCTCATCATATGTTAAAAACTGAAGGAGCATTGGAATTGAAAGCTGCTCCTGTTTCCATTAGCTTTTTCCACTGTTGTGGAGATCATTAGACATGGCCACATCATGCTGTTCCACACCGACGTGGACACATGTAATGGTCTTAGCATTACActacagtgaaaagaaaatatgatgcCCCAGGCAATTGAATTctgctatataatatattagagGATGTGACTAGAACTGTTAAGTGGATATGTGTGGGATCGCTATGCAAGGTTGAACTTTCTTATCAGGGTTATATCAGATACTTCCAAGTTCACAGAATCTGCATTTCTGATTCAGAGGAGATTTGCCAACTCTGAGAACCTGAGCTTTGAGTACAGTATATAGTTTCTAGCTGTAAGGTAGAATTGACAAACTTATAAAGATAGCACCACAACTGGGACCTGCATTAATTACCTTCAAGTGTTGAGGCACAAAGACTGGGGGTGGGGGTATTGCTAGCCTCATAGCAAAAACTCCTGTCCTATGACTTGGAGGTAAGTAAATTATGAGCGCAAACCTTGAACACCTCCATGTGCCCTGAAAATGTTCTGTCTTCTACATTCACTAGAATCATCACAATGGTTGAATTCACCATCATAAGGGGAAAGGGAATGAAGGCTACTTTCTAGAGAAAGAACTACATTGAGCGATCTCTGTGGGCTAAAAAGCATGAAAATTGTTGCATTGGCTACACTGGAACATCCAGCCAGCAGCTCCTGAAGTCTCTCAGACTCCAGTTCTCTTACGCATCAAGCCTCAAAGGCCTGGCAAAGGAGCTTCTTACTCTGTCTCAAATAAAGGACAAGATGTGAGGAAAGCAAGCATCCAAGGGCCATAATTGCTGTGTCAGGtcctctgcaaaaaaaaaaaagagaaagaaacaactcAAATTAACAAAGCATATATGAGAATAATGATTGGTAGAGTGACCAAAGATAAAAGCAAGAGTTTTTAAAGTACTTTTACATATTTCCTCTGTACTTTCTGAGTCGGATGAAATCAGCAGTGGTGGACATTAACAAAGTAAATAGTTCACTATTGTACTTACGTTTTTTCACGTGTCTGTACTTTAAGttttctatttggggagacttttacctTAACGTCACTATATTTCTAtgtcaaatatcgtacttttttcTCAACTACATTTTAAGTCTCTACTTTAATTCAAGTACATAGTTTATGTACTTGATCCTCCACAGGTAATCAGTACTTTTTTCCTTACCAATCATCACtttaaatgatattaaaatcGAATTAAACAACACCTCTCATGCCAGGACCCTGCAAAGTACCCCTATCTCTCTGATAAGTTGATGGATATATTTGGTTGGTACAAATGTGCAGCAAATATGTACAATTGTCTCTGAATATTGCTATTGTCTCTCTTTAATTCACATCGATAGCCAAAACACAACCTTGATTTGGGTtcaaatctgttaaaaaaacagcattgaTTGTAACTACTCAGTAGGCTGCTGATTGAAAGGTCGGAGGTTCCAGacccggtatcaccaagctgccactcttggggctcctgggcaaggctcttaaccctcagtgctccaagggcgctgtatcatggctgatcctgcatTCAggccccagcttcctaacatcgctgggatatgcgaagaaagaatttcactgtgccgtaaagtacatgtgacaaatataaagcacctttctttctttcttctttaaatATCTCGTTGGAAAGGTGTTTATTGAGAAAATCACAAAGAGCAAATACTGATTTAGAATATTTCAGGCATTAGTAGACAATGATGATTTAAATTATTTGCATAGGCCATTTGTATAAGTCTAAATGCTATAGTATAGGCTGTATAGGTTGCataaatattatgtataattaagTTGGGGCCCAAGGAATATCACATAATTGCTACAATTTAGACAAACTTAATACATAGACGATGTTAGTTAGCTTGTTTGTGTCTTTATTTACTACCTTGTTCCATAATAAGATCAAATGAGAAGGTAAAAAGCATGAGAGTCTAAGAGTCTCTCAGGTCTTCAGTAATCCCATTGTTCCACAGATTGTTGCATAATGTGTTTGTCAGTGAGGAGAAACAGTAGCTCAGttgttttctggatttttccaTGCAGGAGCAACTGGCATATGGTTTATATAATCATTCTGTTGTCAGGAAATTCTAATAAAAGGGTCGGGTGTATGTGTAGGTGTATTCCAGGGTACTGAATTCTGTGCTGGGTGAAAACTATTTTGGGACTTATTTCATGAAGATCATAAGTAGTTTCATTATCGCAATACATTATATAGGAGTTTGAGATAAACAAGTGATTGGGCTTTGCTGTTTATGTATTTCATTTTCTACATTTGCCAAATGCTTGTCGAAGTGATCTAAATCAAATACGGTTTAATGTTTAAAGCTGTTAAGTGACCCATGTGGTTCCATTTCAGAATGTTTACATGTCTCCGTGTGGCAGTAATTTAACCATGCACCAAATTATACAGGTTCTAAAACCACAGAGGAAGCCCACAGGCGACCAACAAACACTGACCTTTTGGTAATGTACTTTTAATATCAGGGTGAGCAACGCATTGGGCGAAAAGATAAAAGAGAATAGAAGGCAAATTTACATAAACATGAACCCACTACTTAATCACATGGATGCTCTAAACATAAAGGACCAGGTGGTGGGTCTCTACTTAACTTGCTCAGACTTTATCTACTGCTTTCAAGTAGTTAGTAAATtcatcatttaataataattacaaaaattttaacaataaataaaatagtcagctggaaaagtcaggtgtcacaatatTTTTATCAGTATAGTGTATTTCTAAGAGGACAGCTTCAAATGAAACTTGAAGAAGATAGAAGATAGGacaaacagtggtgatcagtgtttGGTCATTGAGAAACAGCATAGTCAGACATCACAACTAGTAAGTTGACTAAGGCTGCCTTATGTAAGCTGATGTAAGCTGGAGAAATGTATTAACTACAAGTCACTAGATTTGATGATTGGCCCCATTTTGAGATAATGTTGTGTTCAAGGAGTCTAAAAAAGTCGACAAATCGATTGAAAAAGTCTTTGTGGACCCTGCTTATTAATTTGCTGGAACAACAAAGTCATGTACAACAGTGCTATCATCAATCACAAGTGTATTAATCTAGGT containing:
- the lum gene encoding lumican; this translates as MFSLRSVLLAGLFSLCICQYYDYDYEPAAQSMPSSPNCALECTCPINFPSAMYCDSRNLKNIPFVPTGIKYLYMQNNLIEEIKTGVFDNVTDLRWLVLDHNNITSDKIQSGTIDKLSKLEKLLFSYNKLSKPPSISSKSLDEVKFIGNQLATFPSGTLSGMENLTTIHLGKNKLTSEGITGAFKGLKSLMLLDLSENKLKKLPAGIPASLLMLYADNNDIESIPKDYLAKLPLLQYLRLSHNKLADAGIPGGVFNVSALLELDLSFNNLESIPEVNESLEHLYLQVNKISKFDLPNICKFISPVNYSRLRSLRLDGNNLTHNSMPDDASSCLRQASEIIFD